From Nematostella vectensis chromosome 14, jaNemVect1.1, whole genome shotgun sequence, a single genomic window includes:
- the LOC5505103 gene encoding uncharacterized protein LOC5505103: MLIRILLAFAFLGSFAVLGHGRQCPVSFDKVGCYDDSRTRPLPAELVNDRDPNSTVWSGQWFDWHDFQGSVESLLCRCSEKARQGGHKYVGIQFFAECWSGANKDASLLGAPSHQCSQGNSDNSEIGVPCQDSSSLLCAGAADTNYVYRVRYCQEQLDIAILLDVSMSMEWGLSQAQNFTSLVIGSLKDIISEGGTHVGLITFANEAEIVIGLDDIRSRDWTAVIHKVMNSTQLSGNTYANKALKLAETTFFTEAKGMRPGSAKVVITLSDGRVRQDAEPYYLFMDPLQNEHGVAFMGVAVGDFVSKEVDAFSRYVPRFDAKVPNMDKYLVMALEKFANEHCTK, translated from the exons ATGCTGATCCGAATCTTATTGGCGTTCGCATTCCTTGGCAGTTTTGCAG TTCTAGGCCACGGCCGTCAATGCCCTGTCAGTTTTGACAAGGTTGGCTGTTACGATGACAGCCGTACCAGGCCTCTTCCCGCAGAGCTCGTGAACGACCGTGATCCGAATTCTACGGTCTGGAGCGGGCAATGGTTTGATTGGCATGACTTTCAGGGCTCGGTGGAAAG TCTGTTGTGTCGTTGCTCCGAGAAAGCTCGCCAGGGTGGCCACAAATACGTTGGGATTCAGTTCTTTGCTGAATGCTGGTCGGGCGCCAATAAAGACGCGTCTCTTTTGGGTGCACCATCGCATCAGTGCTCTCAGGGAAACAGCGACAATTCTGAGATAGGAGTACCATGTCAGGACAGCAGTAGTCTTCTTTGCGCAGGCGCAGCCGATACAAACTATGTTTACCGAGTTAGAT ATTGTCAGGAACAGCTTGACATCGCTATCCTTCTTGACGTGTCCATGAGCATGGAATGGGGTCTCTCTCAGGCGCAGAACTTCACAAGCCTGGTTATTGGAAGTCTGAAAGACATCATATCTGAGGGCGGAACCCATGTGGGTCTCATCACGTTTGCGAATGAGGCGGAGATTGTGATTGGTCTAGACGATATACGCAGCCGCGATTGGACGGCAGTTATCCACAAGGTCATG AATTCCACACAGCTAAGTGGCAACACTTATGCGAATAAGGCATTGAAACTCGCGGAGACGACCTTCTTTACTGAAGCGAAGGGGATGAGGCCGGGCTCAGCCAAGGTTGTCATTACGCTGAGCGACGGACGCGTCAGACAAGACGCGGAGCCCTACTACCTGTTTATGGACCCGCTCCAG AATGAACACGGCGTGGCGTTCATGGGTGTTGCCGTCGGAGACTTTGTGTCCAAAGAGGTGGACGCATTCTCTCGCTACGTTCCGAGATTTGATGCTAAAGTACCGAACATGGACAAGTACTTGGTGATGGCTCTCGAAAAGTTCGCGAATGAGCACTGCACTAAATAA
- the LOC5500053 gene encoding uncharacterized protein LOC5500053, translated as MGKDGTKPTSQPGAKNSKVSPVNSPDSPNQQTEEPTDKLGAEASVAVDLGTQDEGAGPSGVQGDDTIRPALAGGKPSRGGGLCGVRLGLVGVGVVAVTALLGSSGLGATLYGVHKIQAMKSGQGWSEWTKWSSCSALPCGRGVKSRVRICQSSTCSGEDNEETWCYSSSCSDYDTWSNWSNWTTCSVTCSGGVQSRTRFCLNPFRGLDRPACRGDNQEERICNNHPCKTTATKLNGGWSSWSNWTACNETCGGGVKSRNRTCTRPSPRYGGADCQGEGDEIKSCRTFKCQGLESYSNLTWIDDHYLEDLYRFLVETEVSASANWRPCYQSYYNAGSARMFHSGCNSRGPTVTIVYVGDFVFGGYTDVSWGSLERYKTSRDSFLFILYGPQGYKPTKLPLKTSPCEYAIYDDSSYGPTFGGGHDLRIDLDNPSRSFSSPYSYERPPGCYNRTACGTLVGSQRFRPDWVEVFYDANFDQGGLTSSSILTESRGDTYWLYNQLRPVQQSPSSTWRLCYRAGSHGWAASTFHSYCNNMGPTVTIVKTSSYIFGGYTDQSWTGCNCWKSSSKSFMFTIYNTFGYKPAKLPLRYSPHGHAIYDNYGYGPTFGGGHDLYITNYPDRNTNSYSSHTYDRPRWCTSDSCDVLAGSTSFYLSDIEVFYEVF; from the exons ATGGGTAAAGACGGTACAAAACCTACATCCCAGCCAGGAGCAAAAAACTCCAAAGTCTCACCCGTGAACTCACCAGACTCGCCCAATCAACAGACTGAAGAGCCTACTGACAAACTCGGTGCTGAGGCAAGTGTAGCTGTTGACTTGGGCACTCAAGATGAGGGTGCCGGTCCCTCGGGTGTTCAGGGTGACGACACCATCCGTCCCGCCCTGGCTGGGGGCAAGCCGTCCCGTGGTGGTGGCCTCTGTGGGGTGCGCCTGGGGCTGGTGGGGGTGGGTGTGGTCGCCGTGACTGCTCTGCTCGGCTCGTCTGGACTCGGTGCGACTCTTTATGGCGTGCATAAAATTCAAGCCATGAAATCAG GACAAGGTTGGTCCGAATGGACGAAATGGTCTTCCTGTTCTGCCCTGCCTTGTGGGAGGGGCGTCAAATCACGTGTTCGCATCTGTCAATCATCTACCTGCTCGGGTGAAGACAACGAAGAAACATGGTGCTATTCGTCATCTTGTTCAG ATTACGATACCTGGTCAAACTGGTCAAACTGGACTACATGCAGTGTCACGTGTTCTGGTGGTGTCCAATCACGAACCAGGTTCTGCTTGAATCCTTTCCGTGGATTAGATCGGCCTGCGTGCCGGGGAGATAACCAAGAGGAAAGAATTTGCAACAACCATCCTTGCAAAACGACTGCGACAAAAT TAAACGGCGGCTGGTCCTCCTGGTCCAACTGGACCGCGTGTAACGAGACCTGCGGAGGCGGAGTCAAGTCACGCAATCGTACCTGCACCAGGCCCTCTCCTCGTTACGGCGGAGCTGACTGTCAGGGGGAGGGTGACGAGATCAAGTCGTGTCGTACGTTCAAATGCCAAG GCCTGGAGTCTTATTCTAATCTGACGTGGATTGACGATCATTACTTAGAGGATCTATATAGGTTCCTTGTGGAGACAGAAGTCAGCGCTTCGGCAAACTGGAGACCGTGCTATCAAAGCTACTATAACGCAGGGTCAGCCCGGATGTTTCACAGTGGATGCAACAGCAGAGGGCCCACAGTAACCATTGTGTACGTCGGGGATTTTGTATTTGGTGGATACACGGATGTTTCATGGGGGA GCTTGGAGAGATATAAGACTTCAAGGGATTCGTTTCTGTTCATATTATACGGCCCACAAGGATACAAGCCAACAAAGCTTCCTTTAAAAACCTCCCCCTGCGAGTATGCCATCTATGACGACAGCTCTTACGGGCCCACTTTTGGAGGAGGGCATGATTTGAGGATCGATCTCGACAACCCTAGCCGGTCATTTAGCAGTCCTTATTCGTACGAGCGGCCCCCAGGGTGCTACAATAGAACAGCGTGCGGCACGCTGGTGGGGAGTCAAAGGTTTCGGCCTGATTGGGTCGAGGTGTTCTACGATGCAAACTTTGACCAag GAGGTCTTACATCCTCATCCATCTTAACCGAAAGTAGAGGCGACACCTACTGGCTATACAACCAACTAAGGCCAGTGCAGCAGAGTCCCTCTAGTACCTGGAGACTTTGCTATAGAGCCGGTTCACATGGATGGGCTGCCAGCACGTTCCACAGCTATTGCAACAACATGGGACCAACCGTCACCATAGTGAAAACGAGCAGCTACATCTTTGGCGGTTACACGGACCAGTCTTGGACAG gcTGTAATTGCTGGAAGTCATCAAGCAAGTCCTTCATGTTCACTATTTACAACACGTTCGGATACAAACCTGCAAAGCTGCCACTCAGATACTCACCTCATGGACATGCCATCTATGATAACTACGGCTACGGACCCACATTTGGAGGAGGTCATGACTTGTATATTACTAACTATCCAGATAGAAACACCAACTCTTATAGTTCACACACCTACGATCGACCCAGGTGGTGTACGTCTGATAGCTGCGATGTACTGGCTGGAAGCACTAGCTTTTATCTTAGTGATATCGAGGTTTTCTACGAAGTCTTCTAA